The following DNA comes from Eretmochelys imbricata isolate rEreImb1 chromosome 2, rEreImb1.hap1, whole genome shotgun sequence.
CTAAAGTTCAGCAGCTAGCTCGATATTTTAACAATCAAATCAAAGTAAACCACAACAAGCGTCTTTGGCAGAGATGGATTCTGAGGCCTAACTTTAATTACTTTGACTACTGCAAAAGATAATTACTTCCTTTGCTCCATAGACTTTCCAGTTTAGAAAGGTTTTGTTTAGCAAAGAGTAAATACTGCagcgattttttaaaaagggaattacATGGATTGATATTATTTGAGAAGTGCCTTATAGAGGCATGGTAACTTGTAGGTGTGCCGATGTGGTAGTAATCTTTGGATTGGAAAATACTTTGCACACCAAAGCAAGCATTAAAATGGCATAGATTGAATTTTCCTGTTTAGGATTCCTCTTTACTGCTCTGTGTTGTATAGATAGCTATATTTATATGACTGTGTATCCATATGTGTATACGTGGTATGTGCGGGCACTCATAACCACTTACAACTTTGTTATACCTTTTTCCAGAGACAGTATACATTTTTTGTATTTCCGCTGTTTTTTTCTAAGGGAACACATTGACTGTAACTTGTAACGTTAATACAAGCTATTGCAAGTCACAATGCTGCAAATTATGAAATACAGACCAGGTTATAGACAATTGTAAATAACCCGTCTCTTCATAGCTACAAATATTACTGGCTGGCAATTGTGAGGTAGGCCCCAGCTGCGTGTTTACTTCAACATTCTTTTTATTTAAGTAGACTATTCTCACCAGAGTGTGATTACTCAGCAGTAAACTTTATGGCCGGATTTAACTTTAGTCTTTGAATTTTCAGGGCTGAATGAAAGGGCGAAAGGAACTTtcactttctctctgtctctctccttctttgTAGAACTAGAGCCAGATCCTGAAAATCCTTACTCATAAGATCATTGCTTaggtgagtagtctcactgaaccTATTAGGACTATTGGGGTGATGACTACTCAGTTGAGTAAAGGTTTGAAGGATTAGGCCCACAGGatttaaatacaaattttgacaactatctatctatctatctatctatctatctatctatctatctatctatctatctatctatctatttcaTAACTAAGGTTTGGTCATTGTCCAGTACACCAGACTCAACAGAGTTCTTTAAAACTGCAGTGCAATGATATTGTTTTTCCTGACATGCCATAAATTCGAGATTAAAGAAGAACTGAGTTGTTTGTCACTAGATGATTTCTGGCTTTATTTCGTTAGATTCCTTTCTCTTTGAGTATTGTTAATTTTCTTAATATACGCTAGCTGAAACTATTATCAAAATGGCAGAAAGGTGTTAGAAGTTCAAGAGAATTATGAAGATTATTATTTGCACCTTTATAACATAATACCTTTGCAAGGTCTAAGAATGAAATAGAAAATTCATTctagcttttttaaaattttttcaaATAATCAAGCGTATACATTGATAAAACACTATCATATAGTCAAGGTTAACTCCTCGAGCTACTCCAAAAGATATGGTAGGTTTACAAACTTTTAATATTTTGAGTTAATTCCCAACATAAGATTAAAAAGTTTGAGATACTTTTGTGTTTTAGTATCTTTCTATGAACACTAAATAAAGTTATTTGCATATCATTGctataataaaatagaaaaaaggtaGACTTTAAAAGTGCATTCTTTATTGCACTTTATAGCCAAAGTACAAACTAGAATAATTCCCATAACAAACAGCTGGCAGTTTCATGTTACACGAATATAACAGATTCAGTATCAGGAACACAGCAAAGTTATATTTCATAGTAATACATGTAATTATATGTCATAATACCCAGGCAGTgtttaatgggaaaaaaatcaaacttacGCTCGTTTCAAAGTTTTGACTTCTTTCATATGTTGGTTGTTTTCTGAATAAAAAGCCCTTATTTCTGCTATTTCATAGATTAAAACTAAAGATAATAGTTTGAATATCTTAGTTTCTTAGCTCCATTGTGAGAATTGGCACAAAGTTCAAGGCAAATATACTTAAATTCTATTTTAAGGGACCTTAATGTCATCTGAGCTTGTGAATTATCAGTGAAGGAAGTAAAATAATTTGCTACCAACATGAACTCCTTTGAATTTTAGTTTCTCAAGCATGCTATATATAAGATACAGTGTGGATGTGTTTGGGTATTGTGAAAATATCCCAATATTTGCAGATATATAAACACGCACATTGTGCAAGGAACTACGAGACACACTCTTGAGACACAAAATAAAGTTGATTGAAAAATTACTACAACTTTAAAGTATTTCTAGTCTTGAATCACCCTTTCAAAGTTATGACAGCTTGAATCCTCTTAAAACAGAATTGCATTAAGATTTTATAATCCAGACTGGAACGGAAAACTCAATACCTTCAAAACGCAAAACTCTAAAACCTTTCCCAGAACCTGTCTtcagaggggaaggggctggtTCTTTCATGGAGAATGATTATTTGGAATCAAGATTTAGTTCTTTTCTGTGCATATTATTTTTCTATGGTATTTTTGGACTCAGTGCACCTGAGTTTGTTTTACAGAAATCATCGTAAGTGGTGGTCTACTTggtattaaaatataatttactaACTCATTTGAAAGAAATACTTGAGTGTAGTGTGTCGTGTCCAAGCATAAGGCTAATTAAAGTTTAGGCAACCCGTTTGTGCATATACCTAGTAATTTATAAGTCTTAACTTTCACTAAACTATAAGTATAACATGTCTTGTGAAAGTCAAATAATTTTAGGTTGGTAGATTTGTCTGAGCCTTGCACAAGTAGTAATTATTAAACATAGCGAAATTACTATTCTCCCATTTCCTTACATTTAGTAAGGGTGTGTCTGTAGAAGGGTGAGAACACAAATGTTTTCTGTCTGCTCTATGGGAAATTGACTATAACAGATTCATATGGGCTGATCATAATTTTCGATTTCCAATCGTACGTCCTGAAGGAATGTATTTTCCCCTCACAGCTAATACAGATATaataaattaaatacataatTAAATAAACCTTCTGACCAAGCTAAGAAATCTCTTTTCCCCTTacctttttctctcttttaagCTTCAGATAGACACAATTCAGTGTTAGAGTTTTTATGAACAGTACAAAGCTATGACTCCTACAGTAGCCTGCTTATATTTGAAAGTATTCTCCTTTATAAATGAAAGCATCCTCACTAATATTTCGGAGGAAAACAAACACTCATGAACCATCTTAGTCATATGTATATATAGCTGCATATGTACATATGACATGCAGAATGTGCAAGATTTGCAAAGGTTTCCTTTTATAGTGCACATACGGAATCTGTCCTATAGCCaaaaaaatgtcttttcaatAATAATATTTGTTATGAAGGTTATTGGGTAATTATTGCAATTTTGTGAAACAGTCCTTGCTTGAGGTGAAGTCTGTCTCTGGATAACAAATGGCAGCCCTTGCAGTTCACTGCCAGGTTAAGTAAATGCAGAAAAGATAAATCTGCACACCCTAGGAATCACCAGCAGAGCTCGCTTTAGACCAAGTTCACAGTCAACTCGTTTGCCTAGACAAGGCTTCACAAACAATTAgagtttctttatttttaaataaaggcgAAATGACTAAGTGCTTATCAACATACAGCTACATCTTTCCCCCAGTGCTATACAGTACATTCTTTCCGACTCCATGTCCAGAACTTACCAGACTTTCACCTGCAATTGTAACCATATAGCGTCTTTCAGTTAATCTAGTCCCTCCAACGCTGGCGAAAGAGTTTGCAAACTGATTTAACAGCACTTTACAATCgtgagagatttttttaaaaaatccagttttctcaaaacagacaaacaacaacaaaaaccccaacaacaacaacaacaacacaaaaaaaaaccccacgcTTAAAAAGCAGGGGGAAAACATCAGAACCATTGAAACAAACAGTCCAAGTCCCTTGCTCCTAAAAGAAGCTGCATAGCTTTTGTATATCTTTGTGGTTAGGGCGTTACAACTGCAGGTCAAAAAGTTGAGGGTCAAAAGTTTACGTTTTGCACCACTCTTAGTCATTCGCCCAGACAGAGTTTGATGTCAATGTTATAGTCGAGATCTTGACTATCAGCACAAAAGATAAAATAGCTTTGAGTTAAGCGTGTATCACAGTATGGACTCCAGGTGAACTCTAGTGGTTGAATGACCTCAATTACCAAGGAAAGGATAGAAAATTCCTCTTTTCAGGAGTAATACATGTTGTATTTCATCTTGAATTGTCAGCCACATTTGAGTCTGAATATCTCCGGCTCAGATGCACCAGGTAAACATGCATGTTACTCTGGAACACCAAAACGCGTTCCTAGCTGTATTCTTAAATATCCTGGTCAAGTAACAAAATGTTTCACACTCCTTAATATAATAATCTCCTTAAGAGGTTTAATGCAAAGActtttcacttttcaaaatgtcagGAAGATAAGACATGTAATCCATCTATTAACGTGCGTGGCGATCCTAGCAGCCTCTTCTTTTTACTATAATTTCTGTAGTAAGCACTAAACTGTACTTAAGCAGGACATATGGTAGGTTATATTTTTAGTCCGAGGGTGAAAATCTAAAATTCAGAATTATGGGGCGATTTGTGATACTAACAGAGATTATTCTGAAAAAAAACCTGACGGCGCTATACAGTTCCATAATTTCCAGGGCTATCAAAGCTTTCTGGAATTACTCTCAGACAGAAATTTATAGTTAAACAAGTATCAGTATTTTTAAGCTGAATTTCTTTGGGTAAAGAGCACTTTCCAAATTGTTGAGAATTTTTCTTGTCTTTAAGACTGTAACAGTGTTGAAGATTTATCTCTGAAGTTAAGTATGTCAATAAAAAGCAACACACAGTATTACAAAAAGAAATTGGGAAGGTAATTATAAACCAAATACACAGTGTAGCACATAAATACAGGTCGAAATGATATTGAAGCAGTGCTTTGTTTAGGAGGGAAAGTTTATCCAAAATATTCAGATGTAAAAGGTctggggaatgggggagaggtTATAATGAGGAAGTCAGTTGGGAAAAAGTACCTCATCTATATCCATGTTTAGCTGAATTAAGAACAAACAGGCATGGATTGTACGATATTCCTAGTTATCTGGATACAAATGAATTATTTGTCAGTGATACTGGTGGATCATTGCAGAAAGCAGGAGTTGTAAATAAATTGTGAGCTGTTTGATTTCAAATCATTGAGAGATATTATTGGAGATTATGCCTACACCGCTTGTATATGACAGCAGTGTGGAAATATATAAATATCATTACACACTGTGTACACATTGCTCATCAAATACTGATGTTGCCAACTTGTAATAAGATAATCAGATTGCATATTTTGGGTTAAAAAAACGTTTCCCCCACTTGAGATATTATATATTACCTTGTACTGTTAGATCATTTGTTTGTTGAAAAAAGGAAAGTCTTGGTAGTAACCTGAAATATATaaccatttatatatatatattgttaacAAATGGTGGGCAGATTGTTTCCAATAATAACAAGTCTTTGATACTCCCTGACCGAAAAGCTGTTACTATAACTAAATTACACAAAATAAAGGAACTGAAATCTAGTTTCTTACTtaccaaaacaattattttgatGCAAATCCGTGTATTCAAcataattgaaaataaaaatatcaacGAGAATATTTTTAGAGTTCAACTGCAACTTCAATAAATATTGACTTATCTCAATTATTGTTTAAaagattccttttttaaaagggaaacagaGCAGTTATTAATTTGAGATGAACGATTCCTTGCCTTTGTACGTTCATTCTTTGAATGCAGCACACACTGGTCTCTGGTGTAGAATGTCTGGTCAAAAGACCATTCATTTAAAATTCTAACACACatcacattttgtgtgtgtttatttaacCATGCCGGTATAGAGCAAGCAAATCACTCCAAACATCCAGTTGTTAGAACATATACAGTGCCAGTGAAGTAATCGCTTTATAAAATAATGAACTTGGGGGCAAAAATTCAACCATTGCCCCAATCTTGACTATTTAAAGCAACCGTTTAGCATGTTAGTTTCATAGCTAACAAATGTTAAACTGAGTAGCTGTCTTGTGGGCTTTATGATTcccagagaagaaaggagagataCAGTTGATACATTCCATAACGTTTACATTTTCccgctattttttttttttttaattttcccttaGAAGTAGTGACCTGGGCAAAGCACCCTGCTATCTAAAAGACACTGTTATAGACCTTTTAGAAAAACTAAGTCCAAGGCCGAGGTGAACTTCAGGTCACCGCGTCTAACAAATATGAAAATGTCGGCTGGTGAAGGGCACGCCTTGTTGTTTAACAAAGACTGTCAATGTGTAAGATTAATAAGAAACAAAATGCACACGGTGTCACTTTTCGGTCACTTTGAAACTTGGGACAGGGTTGCATTCAAGAGGGAAAGCTGGGGCTAAATGTATTCAAAATGGTTCAAATCAGATTCAAGCCAGGCTGCTCGAGAGTCTTTCTCTCTGTCCACCCTCTCTGGTGCATGGACACGTTAAAAAGTGTActtgaattattatttttaagtcttGTTGTAAAACTATTTTATCCGCGCGCATGGAAGTCAGCAGATATGCTTGTATGTTTCACGAGAACTCTGTTAGACTGTTTGGGTAGGCATGAGATTGGAGCTTGTTGGTGCATGAAGATTAGATATCGCACTATCAACTTCGTTTCAGTGAATTCCCAATCGCGTCTATCGCAAGGTTAAGCTGGTAAACTTCTGGTCATATGTTAATTGTTTAAGCAAGTGATATATggtctgattttttaaattaaaaataaaggttttttgttttgtttttgatttgtttgtttgtttgtttgtttgtttttaaagctggGATGGTGCTACAAGTTGGGTAACGGGAAATATCCGAGgatggttctgagattgtttATTACATCCATAAATCTTGCAGTAAAATGTCGAAATGGCCGTGTGTAAGATAACACTTGGTGGTCTTGGCTGGGTTCTTGTTTATGATAACAAAACCACAAAGACAAGGAACAGGCCTTTGGAGATCCTGCATAAGCACATCTTCACAGGCTGCTAGAACCACAGGAAAAACAGGCTTCATCTGAGCAGCTGAGGTCACCTTGTAGATTTACAATCGCGTGCAAAATtgtattattttctgtttcactgagaaacacaGCTACACAGTAGAAAGAAGTACAGTTGAACAAGTATCCTTTGAAGTGTAATCACGGTAAATATTATTAATCAGAACCTGGGAAGCTCTCCGAATACAACACTCAGCATACAGAATAAGGTACCAGCTTTCTTTGTATTTTACTTGAGGTTTTGAAGTACGGTAGTTACTGCAGTATTCTGGACATGATAATTAAGGAGCTCCCTTATATTAGGAGGATAATATTTAGGGTAACCCAGTTTAAAGCAACTATGCGCGCCTACGTATATTTGTATCTGTGTATGAATGTACAGCTGTGCGCCGAAAACAACGTACTGTTGGTCTCTAACAATCTCATCTTCTTGCCACACTGTACGGTTAGCTTTATTGTTTTAATAGATATTTGGATTTTGCAGAAAAATAGTCTCCAAACAATCTAGTCCTTCCTGTGTATACAACAATTTGTTGTGATGAATAGTTGTGGATGTTAGATGCGTATGGGGTTTGTGTAACCATATTTTCTTCTACATATAAAGTAAATAGAGAAAGGTATCTTTCACATCACTTAAAAAGTTGCACAGACGTTCAGTAGGAAATGAGTAAGTAAATGTGCTTTAACTCTGCAAATTAGACATTAGATATTAGCAAAAATGAGTAATTGTTTATGTAAGTATCACAGTATGTTGGAAATGTTCAAACATACACCAGATGATCTGCAATATATGTGTATTTATATGTGTATAATATAAATTAATGCAGTATACGTGTGTAAGTATCTAGTTAGACCTAACATatattaaattataattttatatttatatactgTTATCTATAAAACTGCAAAAAACAACAATCTGAATTCAAGCCATGATAGCTACTATGAGGAAAAAGATCTAAATTGTACCAAAATTTTAGCTTTATATATTCAGTTAGATGCATTTTCCTATTCTCGAAGGTCAGACTATCCATTCAGGAACAATGCTCCTGAAGAGGCTGGGAAATATTTGTATTCGATTTTCtataaaccaaccaaccaaaaaaaatataaaataaattttaaaaagttcagtaTTAACTCCAAACACACAACAGCAGATGGGATTAATaagtaatttattattttaaaataatagtgTAATTAGTTTAACTATCAAATTTCAATTACCTACGGTCAGGCGGTTGCCTCTTTTCCTTCCTGAGCTGCAAATATTGTTAGCAGACtaatttttagcaatttagaAGTCATAGAGTTTTTTCTGCATTCTAATTTCAGTATTGTAGGCTACTTTGTGAAAGATGTCAGTGAATTCTCCTATATTAAAAACCCCAACCcaaatcaaaccaaaccaaacccaaaacaaacaaaaacccgaATCGTAAATTTGTAGTTTGGGAAATGCTCTCACTCGGAAAGAAATATTCCCAGTTAGTCCTTTCATTTTATTGgaatttcttgttctttctttctttctttctttctttctttctttctttctttctttctttctttctttctttctttctttctttctcgtTAATGGCACATAGCACCACTAACTAATCTATTTGGCCCTTTCTCCCCTTTTATATCAACTTCCGAATCTAGTTATATGTTATCACAGCTCTCAATCTACAAAGGGATAAAAAATTCTCAAATAACTAAATTATCATACAATAACAACGTTTAAAAGCTCTGGGGACAGATCATAGAGAAACAAATACTGATTTGCAATTAGTTGGCCTCTATTTCACAGGATCTAGCAGTCTCATTTCCACCTTGATATATAATGTATGCCCAATCCTAAATCAAGTGATTTTGAAACGGAGAGTTGTACACTATTGTCATTGTATTTAATGTATTGTGCAATGTCAATTCTTTTCCTGCATACTACATTTTAGTTTCTAGTTGATTTCTGATCCTCCCCCCatctttcctcccctctccttcttcttcttccccccccccccaaaaaaaaaaaaaaaaaaagctagaggAAAGACAATGTTTGTGCCCAGGATGAATGTGCGACTGGTAACGCCGAATTTAGGTCTCTCTCTCCGTTCcacagggaagagggggaaataatTGGCCACAATAAGCAGCAATCACAGTAGCAAAGCTCAAACTCGCGTGGCTTTGAGCAAAATCTTGTTCTCCTGTTTTAAGAGTCCGAGGCCACCCGGGTGAGAGGTATCTGGTCGAACTGCGGGTTTAGGGGAGGTGGTTGGTGCCATGGATACTGGGATGCGCCTCGGGTTTCGCTCCCCTTTCTGGCTGCGCAAGTTTTCACCACTGCTGGGACCTCTCTCCCCAAGTGGGTAGGAGACGCTTTGGGCTGCTGCTACGGCTGCCGCCCTGGGCTCCTCCGGCACTCACCATCTTTCCATTTCCTGATCCGGGGTCCGCAAACAGCGCAGCAATTGGCCCTGCCGGTCAGGTGgtgatgagtgtgtgtgtgtgtgtgtgtgtttgtgtgtgtgttgtctgcgctcgggttgtgggggggggggggaggcccaAACTTTGGCAGCCGGCACTTGACAGCGGCGagcggaggagggggagggaggggggggagggggggagggaggaagggcgggggagggggggagggggcggggcctcggcgAGCCCAGAAAAACGACAACGCGAGAAAAATTAGTATTTTTGCACTTCAACAAATTAATGACCATGAGTTCGTTTTTGATAAACTCCAACTACATCGAGCCCAAATTCCCGCCCTGCGAGGAGTATTCGCAGCACAGCAGCGCCAGCAGcgcctaccaccaccaccaccaccagcagcagccgccgccgccgccgccgccgcaccTGCCCCAGCACCCGGCGCACCCGGGCCAGTCTCTCCCCGACTACTACCCGCGGCCCAGCAGAGACCCTGGATACCAGCCACCGCcgccgcctccgcctcctcccgaGGCGCTCTACCCCGCGCAGCCGCCCGGCTACCCCGAGGCGCCCTACAGCTACAGCAGCGCCCGCGCCAGCCCGGGCCGGGAGCAGCCacccccgggggcctctcctcctCCGCCACCGAAGGGGCACCAcgtccagccccagcccctgctccaaagccacGTCCTGCAGCCCCCGCGCCACTGCGAAGCCGCCCCCGCCGCAGGGGCCGGGGCCAGCCCAGGGTGCCCCCTCCTGCCTGACAAGAGCCTGCCCGGCCTCAAAGGCAAAGAGCCCGTGGTGTACCCCTGGATGAAGAAGATCCATGTGAGCACTGGTGAGTGGGACTGCCGGGGAGGAGggcgagggggaggaggggaggacgcTGAAGGTGCTGCAGGTTGGGTTGGGTTTTTATGTGTGCGCGTTTCCTAATGCAAAAGTGAGAAACCTTTTGTATCCGGGGTCCTTTATCGAGAGATTTACGAGACGCCAAACCGTTAGGGCAGTAATTATAGCCCCCATAAATTTAATTGCCCTGCCAGTGGCTCTGGGCCATGTGCCTTTGAAGCTTTTCTTCCACCCAAATGCCCATCACCATTTTTTATTGCGCTTCAATTGTTTCCTATTGTCAATAGCCTGTGAAACATTGTCTTGCAGTTATGTCTCTGATTTGAACCTGGTGTCAAGTTATTATATAATGATTCTGTTCAAttgcttttttttgtgtgtgttcagtCAATCCCAATTACACTGGAGGCGAACCCAAGCGGTCTCGAACTGCCTACACCAGACAACAAGTCTTAGAGCTGGAGAAGGAGTTCCACTTTAACCGTTACCTGACCAGGAGGCGACGCATTGAGATAGCACATACACTTTGTCTCTCGGAGCGCCAGGTCAAGA
Coding sequences within:
- the HOXA4 gene encoding homeobox protein Hox-A4, producing the protein MTMSSFLINSNYIEPKFPPCEEYSQHSSASSAYHHHHHQQQPPPPPPPHLPQHPAHPGQSLPDYYPRPSRDPGYQPPPPPPPPPEALYPAQPPGYPEAPYSYSSARASPGREQPPPGASPPPPPKGHHVQPQPLLQSHVLQPPRHCEAAPAAGAGASPGCPLLPDKSLPGLKGKEPVVYPWMKKIHVSTVNPNYTGGEPKRSRTAYTRQQVLELEKEFHFNRYLTRRRRIEIAHTLCLSERQVKIWFQNRRMKWKKDHKLPNTKMRSSNPSTASQQAKAQTQGHHHQLDGSTPNSSAL